The proteins below are encoded in one region of Aequorivita iocasae:
- a CDS encoding M16 family metallopeptidase, with amino-acid sequence MFKNSLKISVVAIAMATLIAFSCKSKQEASTDESAKLSVEFEKYELDNGLDVILHQDKSDPIVSLAIQYGVGSNREKTGRTGFAHLFEHMLFQESENVPQDQFFKTIQDAGGTLNGGTWKDGTIYYEVVPKNAMETVMWLESDRMGYLINTVTESAFYNQQEVVQNEKRQRVDNNPYGHTSWVIDKNLYPEGHPYNWQVIGELEDLQNATVEDVKEFYDRFYGPNNATLVLAGDFETEEAKKMIEKYFGEIKRRQEVEPLKPQPVTLAETKRLYHEDNFATAPQLNMVWPTVQQYTEDAYALDFFGEILSQGKKAPLYKVLVKEKDLTARTTAYNNSSELAGDFQISITANNGVDLDSIESGINEAFILFEKEGVTDRDIERIKAGLETQFYNGISSVLGKSFQLARYNVFTNDPGFITEDIENIKKVTKEDVVRVYNNYIKDKPYVMTSFVPKGQLELIAENSEKANVVEEEIKENVTKTVENADTEIVKTPSSFDRSTPPVQGTAPELSIPEIWNATLENGIKVSGIEQNEIPTVNFSLVIEGGHLLDNMQKNGVANLMSDILMEGTANKTPEELEEAIDLLGASINMYTTDESIVIRGNTLTRNFDKTMDLVTEILLEPRWDEEELGRIKTKTINQIERSDANPNVVANRVYNKILYGEDHIFSYPAIGTVESVKAITMNDLKEYYNKNFSPSISSFQVVGKIDKEAVLKDLKGLEERWAAKKVAIPEYPIANNRDKASLYFVDIPNAKQSVINVGYIALPRTDVDFYPAEVMNYKLGGSFSGNVNLILREEKGYTYGARTGFSGSKIPGTFTASSSVRTNTTGESVEIFRDEISKYKEGISPEDLEFTKNALIKSNARRFETQGSLLGMLQEINEYNLPANYIEKEEAIVQNMTLEQHKALANKYLDASKMAYLVVGDAATQFAQFKDMGFDEVKLLDKNGEEVKLDDVKL; translated from the coding sequence ATGTTTAAAAACTCACTTAAAATCAGTGTTGTGGCAATAGCTATGGCAACATTGATAGCTTTTTCCTGTAAGTCAAAACAAGAGGCAAGCACCGATGAAAGCGCCAAACTTTCCGTGGAATTTGAAAAATACGAATTAGATAATGGCCTAGATGTAATTCTTCATCAAGATAAAAGCGACCCGATTGTTTCACTCGCCATACAATACGGCGTAGGTTCAAACCGTGAAAAAACGGGACGTACCGGCTTTGCCCACTTGTTTGAGCACATGCTTTTTCAAGAATCTGAAAATGTACCGCAAGACCAGTTTTTTAAAACAATCCAAGATGCCGGAGGAACACTTAACGGCGGAACGTGGAAAGATGGCACGATTTATTATGAAGTGGTGCCCAAAAATGCAATGGAAACCGTAATGTGGCTGGAAAGCGATCGCATGGGTTATTTAATAAATACAGTAACAGAATCTGCCTTTTATAACCAACAAGAGGTAGTGCAGAATGAAAAGCGCCAAAGGGTTGACAATAATCCTTATGGGCACACCAGTTGGGTAATTGACAAAAATTTATATCCCGAAGGGCATCCATACAATTGGCAGGTAATTGGCGAATTGGAAGATCTTCAAAATGCGACTGTGGAAGACGTAAAGGAGTTTTACGATCGCTTTTACGGTCCTAATAATGCAACTTTAGTTTTAGCGGGAGATTTTGAAACCGAGGAAGCCAAAAAAATGATTGAAAAATATTTTGGTGAAATAAAGCGTCGCCAAGAAGTGGAGCCTTTAAAACCACAACCCGTGACTTTAGCGGAGACAAAAAGGCTTTATCATGAAGATAACTTTGCCACAGCCCCCCAACTAAATATGGTTTGGCCAACGGTGCAACAATATACTGAAGATGCGTATGCGCTGGATTTTTTTGGTGAAATACTTTCACAAGGAAAAAAAGCGCCACTGTATAAAGTTTTGGTGAAAGAAAAAGATCTTACCGCCAGAACTACAGCGTACAATAACTCAAGTGAATTGGCGGGCGATTTTCAAATCTCGATAACAGCAAACAATGGAGTTGATCTAGATTCCATTGAAAGTGGTATAAATGAGGCTTTTATCCTTTTTGAAAAAGAAGGAGTGACTGATCGTGATATTGAAAGAATTAAAGCAGGTCTCGAAACCCAATTTTACAACGGAATCAGTAGCGTGTTGGGTAAATCATTCCAATTGGCACGATATAATGTGTTTACCAACGACCCAGGTTTTATTACAGAAGATATTGAAAACATCAAAAAAGTGACCAAGGAAGATGTGGTTCGTGTTTACAATAACTATATAAAAGATAAACCCTACGTAATGACCAGTTTTGTTCCAAAAGGGCAGTTAGAGCTTATCGCTGAAAATTCAGAAAAAGCAAATGTGGTAGAAGAGGAGATTAAGGAAAATGTAACTAAAACCGTTGAAAATGCAGATACGGAAATTGTAAAAACACCTTCCAGCTTTGACCGTTCCACCCCACCGGTTCAAGGGACAGCCCCTGAATTGTCTATTCCCGAAATTTGGAATGCAACGCTTGAAAACGGGATAAAAGTTTCTGGAATTGAGCAGAACGAAATTCCAACCGTTAACTTCAGTTTGGTAATTGAAGGTGGCCACCTACTAGATAATATGCAAAAAAACGGAGTGGCAAACTTAATGAGTGATATTTTAATGGAAGGTACAGCCAATAAAACCCCTGAAGAGTTGGAGGAAGCCATTGACCTTTTGGGTGCAAGCATCAATATGTACACTACGGATGAATCTATCGTAATTAGAGGCAATACCTTGACCCGTAATTTCGATAAAACAATGGATTTGGTAACCGAAATCCTCTTAGAACCGCGTTGGGATGAAGAAGAATTGGGCCGTATTAAAACCAAAACCATTAACCAAATAGAACGTTCCGATGCAAACCCAAATGTAGTTGCAAATCGGGTCTACAATAAAATTCTTTACGGAGAAGACCATATTTTCAGTTATCCTGCTATTGGAACCGTTGAATCTGTAAAGGCAATTACCATGAACGATTTAAAGGAGTATTACAACAAGAATTTTTCGCCTTCTATAAGTTCATTCCAAGTAGTTGGAAAAATTGACAAAGAGGCAGTTTTGAAAGATTTGAAAGGCTTGGAAGAGCGTTGGGCCGCAAAGAAGGTTGCTATTCCTGAATATCCAATTGCAAATAATAGAGATAAAGCCTCCCTTTATTTTGTAGATATTCCAAACGCTAAGCAATCTGTAATTAATGTTGGTTATATAGCATTGCCAAGAACCGATGTCGATTTTTACCCAGCGGAAGTGATGAACTATAAATTGGGTGGCTCTTTTTCAGGAAATGTGAATTTAATCTTGCGTGAAGAAAAAGGCTATACTTATGGTGCACGAACCGGTTTCAGCGGAAGTAAAATTCCTGGAACATTTACAGCTTCTTCAAGCGTTAGAACCAATACCACTGGAGAATCTGTAGAGATTTTTAGGGATGAAATTTCAAAATACAAAGAAGGTATTTCTCCCGAAGATCTTGAATTTACGAAGAATGCACTTATAAAATCTAACGCCCGTCGTTTTGAGACACAGGGTTCACTTTTGGGAATGTTACAAGAAATCAACGAATATAACCTTCCGGCAAATTACATTGAAAAAG